One stretch of Streptococcus australis DNA includes these proteins:
- the dtd gene encoding D-aminoacyl-tRNA deacylase, which translates to MKIVVQRVKKAQVSIEGQVQGKINQGLLLLVGVGPEDQEEDLDYAVRKLVNMRIFSDAEGKMNLSVKDIEGAILSISQFTLFADTKKGNRPAFTGAAKPDMATAFYDTFNQKLAQEVPVQTGIFGADMQVELVNDGPVTIILDTKNR; encoded by the coding sequence ATGAAAATCGTCGTTCAACGAGTTAAGAAAGCTCAAGTGAGTATTGAAGGTCAGGTTCAGGGAAAAATCAATCAGGGGCTCTTATTGTTGGTCGGAGTAGGACCAGAGGACCAAGAGGAAGATCTGGACTATGCTGTCCGAAAGCTCGTCAACATGCGAATTTTTTCTGATGCAGAAGGCAAGATGAATCTGTCTGTTAAGGATATTGAGGGCGCAATTCTTTCTATTTCTCAGTTTACCCTCTTTGCGGACACTAAGAAAGGCAATCGTCCAGCCTTTACAGGTGCAGCCAAGCCGGATATGGCAACTGCCTTCTATGACACTTTCAACCAAAAGCTAGCTCAGGAAGTGCCCGTTCAGACAGGCATCTTTGGAGCAGATATGCAGGTTGAGCTGGTCAATGACGGACCAGTCACCATTATCCTTGATACTAAAAATAGATAA
- a CDS encoding RelA/SpoT family protein — translation MPKEVNLSGDEVVALTQKYLSKEDVAFVHKALNYAVECHSGQYRKSGEPYIIHPIQVAGILAKLKLDAVTVACGFLHDVVEDTEATLDDLEREFGHDVRIIVDGVTKLGKVEYKSIEEQLAENHRKMLMAMSEDIRVILVKLSDRLHNMRTLNHLRKDKQERISRETMEIYAPLAHRLGISSVKWELEDLSFRYLNPTEFYKITHMMKEKRREREALVDEVVTKLEDYTSERNLKGKIYGRPKHIYSIYRKMQDKKKRFEEIYDLIAIRCILDTQSDVYAMLGYVHELWKPMPGRFKDYIANRKANGYQSIHTTVYGPKGPIEFQIRTKEMHEVAEYGVAAHWAYKKGIKGQVNSKESAIGMNWIKEMMELQDQADDAKEFVESVKEEYLAEEIYVFTPDGAVRSLPKDSGPIDFAYEIHTKVGEKATGAKVNGRMVPLTTKLKTGDQVEIVTNPNSFGPSRDWLNMVKTSKARNKIRQFFKNQDKELSVNKGRELLINQLQENGYVANKYMDKRHMDQVLQKTSYKTEDSLFAAIGFGEISAITVFNRLTEKERREEERAKARAEAEELVKGGEVKVENKETLKVKHEGGVVIEGASGLLVRIAKCCNPVPGDDIVGYITKGRGVAIHRVDCMNLRAQENYEQRLLDVEWEDQFSSKEYIAHIDIYGLNRTGLLNDVLQVLSNTTKNISTVNAQPTKDMKFANIHVSFGISNLSTLTTVVDKIKSVPEVYSVKRTNG, via the coding sequence ATGCCGAAAGAAGTGAATTTGTCGGGCGATGAGGTTGTCGCTTTAACGCAAAAATATTTATCGAAAGAAGATGTTGCATTTGTACATAAAGCCTTGAATTACGCAGTTGAATGCCATAGTGGTCAATACCGTAAATCTGGCGAGCCCTATATTATTCATCCCATTCAGGTGGCAGGGATTCTGGCTAAGCTCAAGCTGGATGCTGTAACTGTTGCCTGTGGTTTTTTGCATGACGTGGTTGAGGACACAGAGGCGACACTGGATGATTTGGAGCGGGAGTTTGGTCATGATGTTCGGATTATCGTTGATGGGGTGACCAAGCTTGGTAAGGTTGAGTACAAATCGATTGAGGAGCAATTAGCGGAAAACCACCGCAAGATGCTCATGGCCATGTCTGAGGATATCCGCGTTATCTTGGTTAAACTATCTGACCGCTTGCATAACATGAGAACGCTTAACCACCTACGAAAAGACAAGCAGGAACGCATTTCAAGAGAAACTATGGAAATCTATGCACCACTTGCTCATCGTCTGGGTATTTCTAGCGTCAAGTGGGAGTTAGAAGACTTGTCCTTCCGCTATCTCAATCCAACTGAGTTTTACAAGATCACTCACATGATGAAGGAAAAACGCAGAGAGCGAGAGGCTTTGGTCGATGAAGTCGTGACAAAGTTAGAGGACTACACTTCCGAACGCAATCTAAAAGGGAAAATCTATGGCCGTCCCAAGCATATCTACTCTATCTATCGCAAGATGCAGGATAAGAAGAAACGCTTCGAGGAAATCTATGACCTGATTGCCATTCGCTGTATCTTAGATACCCAGAGTGATGTTTACGCCATGCTGGGTTATGTGCATGAACTTTGGAAACCTATGCCAGGTCGCTTCAAAGACTATATCGCCAATCGTAAGGCCAATGGATACCAGTCTATCCATACGACTGTCTATGGACCAAAAGGGCCGATTGAATTCCAGATTCGTACCAAGGAAATGCACGAGGTGGCTGAGTACGGGGTAGCAGCTCACTGGGCCTATAAGAAAGGAATCAAAGGGCAGGTCAACAGCAAAGAGTCTGCGATTGGTATGAACTGGATCAAGGAAATGATGGAATTACAAGACCAGGCTGACGATGCCAAGGAATTTGTCGAGTCTGTTAAGGAAGAGTATCTGGCGGAGGAGATTTACGTCTTTACCCCAGATGGTGCAGTTCGCTCCCTTCCAAAAGATTCAGGTCCGATCGACTTTGCCTATGAAATCCATACGAAGGTCGGTGAAAAAGCAACTGGTGCTAAGGTCAATGGCCGTATGGTTCCTCTGACAACCAAGCTTAAAACTGGGGATCAGGTCGAAATTGTAACCAACCCCAACTCTTTTGGCCCGAGTCGTGACTGGCTCAACATGGTTAAGACCAGCAAGGCACGCAACAAGATTCGTCAGTTCTTTAAAAATCAAGACAAGGAATTGTCTGTTAATAAGGGACGCGAACTGCTGATTAATCAACTCCAAGAGAATGGCTATGTAGCTAATAAGTATATGGACAAGCGGCACATGGACCAAGTCCTTCAAAAGACCAGCTACAAGACAGAAGACTCCCTCTTTGCTGCTATCGGTTTTGGAGAAATCAGTGCTATTACCGTCTTTAACCGTCTGACTGAAAAGGAACGCCGTGAGGAGGAACGTGCCAAAGCTAGGGCTGAGGCAGAAGAGCTTGTCAAAGGTGGCGAGGTTAAGGTTGAAAACAAAGAAACCCTCAAGGTCAAGCATGAGGGTGGGGTGGTGATTGAAGGCGCCTCAGGTCTCCTAGTTCGGATTGCCAAGTGTTGTAATCCCGTTCCTGGTGATGACATTGTTGGCTATATTACCAAGGGTCGTGGTGTAGCCATTCACCGTGTGGACTGTATGAACCTTCGCGCCCAAGAAAACTACGAGCAACGTCTCCTTGATGTGGAATGGGAAGATCAATTCTCAAGCAAGGAATATATTGCCCACATCGATATCTACGGCCTCAACCGTACAGGTCTCTTAAATGATGTTCTGCAAGTTCTTTCCAATACAACTAAGAATATCTCAACCGTTAACGCCCAACCAACCAAGGATATGAAATTTGCCAATATCCATGTCTCCTTTGGTATTTCCAACCTCTCTACACTGACCACAGTCGTGGATAAGATTAAGAGTGTGCCAGAGGTCTACTCTGTCAAACGGACCAATGGCTAA